AGCTCCTCCGGTGCCACATTGATCCAGTTGCCGCTGTCTCGCACTGACCTGGCCGGCATGACCGGCTCGACACCGGAGTCCGTCTCCCGGGTAATGAGCCAGCTCCGCAAGGACGGCATCATCGACTCCGGCCGCAGATGGACCGCCATCCTGGACGGCGACCGTCTGCTCGCCACCGTGGCCGCCAGTGCCTGAGGGGCGAGGACTCTCTCACGTCTGCTGCGGTTGATTGATGCACGTCATGGTTCGGTTCCTGGCCCGCTCGTAACGTCGTAGTCAGCACCCAAGAAGGGTGAGACCTCGTCAGAGAAGGAAGGAACACACCATGAGCACCACCGCTCCCGCCACCACCCACACGACCCTGCGCGCCGAAGGCTTCTCCTGCCCCTCCTGCGTGGCGAAGATCGAGAAGCGTGTCGGACGCCTGGACGGCGTCAGCGCCGTGAAGGTCCAGTTCGCCTCGGCACGCATCGAG
This region of Cellulomonas sp. C5510 genomic DNA includes:
- a CDS encoding heavy-metal-associated domain-containing protein, whose amino-acid sequence is MSTTAPATTHTTLRAEGFSCPSCVAKIEKRVGRLDGVSAVKVQFASARIEVDHDPAKASVEDLIAAVGRAGYVAKPAAF